ATAGCTTTatagagacaggacaaggggaaaaggttttaatctaaaaaatgggagattttgattagatattaggaaagtTTTTACTCAAGGGGTcatgaggcactggaactggaggcattcaagaccagattggacggggccctggacagcctgatctactGGATGATAACCTTGTCGACACCCAGTGGGGCTGGAACGTGATCATGTTCAAGgacccttctaacccaagccattctatgattctatgaaaattacaTCAAACAGCAGATCTGGATCTATGCTGAACTGTCGTCCTGATAACATGGCCTGGAAGTCCTCTAAACTGCAGTCGATACTGTCAAGATAATCCAGAAGTTCAACCCTGGAAGACAAAAACAATATTGTAGTACTACATCTattaacagaaggaagaaaaaagaaatcacaattAAGTTTTACACAGATGTACTATATCACCTAAAAATTTTCACCAGAACTATGATgactgtttttcattaaaaataaactgggAAAGACTTAAACCTTACTCTATAGAGGAGGAGCCAAGCATGGAAGACAGGTACTCCAAAAGAGAAATCACACTGATGTCAAACTACGACTATCATGAGCAGAAACACAACTGCATCTCACTTGTTCTAATGGAATCCAATCCACCTGCAAGAACCCTGCAGATAAATCCTGACATCAACGTCAGTTTAAATGGCGTTATCTACAACATTACACTGTCAAATTACATTACCAGAATAAACCCAACAAGTTCTCAACAGGAGTTGCTATTCAGTTCTTTTGACTTCAAACAATTATTTCTGATACTTAAAAAACAGGCTACTAACTTTCCAAGAAGATTTATATTCTGTGAAATTACTCCATTTTCATTGAGTATGGAATCCATCATTGAGACCGGGTCTTCTGCAGTTAAAGTTGACTGGTTATTCAGCTGTACAGCGCTTGACATGAGCGGACTTGTGCTGTCACTGACTGGGCTCAGGGGATCGTTAGCTGAGACAGCAACGGGTTCTGTGCTTTTATCCCCTTGAATTACAGGGGCGTATTCCTCCTCATTATCGTCTTCCACAATTACAATATCAGGAGAACGACTGCAGCTGTAAAATGAGACAAATGAATTATGAATATTTCATACACTCATTTAAATTTGTACTATTCCATAGGTTTAGTTACTTTCCATTTCAGCCAAGCTAAAATACGGAAATTAATTTTCCTACTGCACTTTCATAGGAAATACAGCCAGATATTCTAAACATATCTATTTTCCACTGGTATGGCATAGTAACACTCTATAATAGAGTTAATGCAGCTCAGCTAGTAAACACTGTTGTGCTAGATCACAACAGCAACTATTATGAACACATAAGAACTCTGATGTTTTTGCATTGGAACAAGTATAAGCTTGCACATAAGTGTGAACGATGCATGAAGTAGGACAAAGCATGTAAGACCACCACACAAGACAGACCACAAGTACTTTGCAACTTTGTGGTGGAACACAATTTAACTCTGGATTAGCCATAAAACAAATGATCTCAGTCAACAGTGTTAGTTAATTAAGCTTGTTATGTATACAAGGAAGGTAACCTAAAAACCaggaaaaactattttaatttgCTATCCTCCATATTTTCATGGTTTTCTTAACCCTTGAGTAGTTGTGCTGCCTACTGCAACCTTATCTCAATTAAAATTTTCTATCAGAGAATGCTCTCCCAGACATCAGTTCAACAAGCATAATGGTGCCAGTTCAAGTATAAGATAGTAATCTCTAAATTTTATTCCTTGCTGCATAATATAGGTCCTATCAATACCATGCAACTAAGGAACAGAGTTGTATCTTAATCTCTGAACCAAGTTTGAAGTGCTCATAGGTAAAAGAAGAACTACTTCTATAGTGCTAAGTATAAAAAGATAGAATGCAGTCACAAAACACTTGggactacaaaaaaaaacccaaatcaaaacaaaaaaagaacccGAAGTTCCTGAAATTGAATAGCTATCTGTATTCACAACCAAAAGTAAGTACacaatttattctgttttcgGACAAACAGCACATATAACAAGAGTGTAATAATACAGATTACTTTTCACTAGTTTCTATCAACATATTAAAACTCCCACAGCCAATTAACTACATGGAACAAATCCAGAGGAAATCTAGCATGAATTCGGAGATCATGCTCTTATACATGCAAGAGTACTCCAGGCACCTGAATTACTGCATACTACTCAGCATTGAAAGCCACTTTCTACGTAGACTTCTAAAGACTTCTTACTTGGAAGAATCTGAAGTGGTGTCTTCATTTGTCTCTGGTGTAATGGGAGCATTTTCTTCATCAACCATGGTATTTTCCTCATCAGCCACATCCTCAGTAACATCATAAATAATGATGTCATCTGaaatttgttctctttgttttaagCCCTCAGTTCTGTTGAGAGGTACCTAAGAATCATTTTGAAGAATGAGAGGACAGAAGGACAATTAGCTTCAGCATTCTGACAGGTATCACAGTATATTTCAATACTGCAATTCTAAAGATGTCGTTTTCCTATAACTTGGAGACTACAATAGGTTTGTACAGACCTACATTGAAtagaaatatatacacatatataaataaatgagcaaGCTGTAAAAGAGCAGTTACGGAAAAAATGTCTGGCAAGTAATGAAGGTATTCAAAAAGTACTAGCAATGTCAGACaaccaaagcaacaaaaagctaCAAAGACAAAACTACAGATGAACTAAAAATACTAGAAAAGTTACTGTTAGTCGTGACCAGTCATTTATACTTCATTATAAAGCTATTAATTCTAGTCCCAAGCTTGAGCACTCATTCTAATAATTTCTCCACCCAGAATTATTTGGACAGCAGAAGATATCTTTTAGTGGTGTGACACATTCAAGCAGCACAAGAACTTCACATGATTCTGCAGAGCCAGGTGCTGCCTTGCAGGTGGATTCCTGTTCACGTACTGTGCCTCCTAACTCAAGAAGACAACAACATAACATACATGTCCTTAATAGCACTACTATTAAAAGAAACTGCTATCAGTATTTTCCCATGATGCTGTATTTAACACATAGGCAAGTGGCTTTTACGTGCTTATATTGAAAAATGATCGCTAATTATCAACACACTTGCTTCTGAAGGAAGCGTGGCATACCACTTCTAAAAGTTGAAagctattaatatttttatccCTAGTAAGAAAGACATGATCTGTCTGGCCCTCTCCACTCCTCCCTTCACCACAACAAACTGTACgcataaaataaaacttacatGATGGTTATTGTCTGCTGGTTCTTTCACAATTTGCTGAAACACATTCGACTTTGTAGGTCCGTTAGTGTTGAGAAGAAGAGGCCTAAatcaaagcaaaggaagaaagccATCTAGGAActaattcttttgttttattcaagaaaaaatgtcagtgtatTGACTGGATAGCAACTTTTCAAGACCATACTTACCTCTTCCGTTTTAGGCTCACTAGTTGGTTATTCTGCACCAAGGTAACAATAAATTGTACAAtctatgaagaaaagaataCTATTTTTAGTTACATTGCTCTATAATTGCTTCTCTCAAAGCACCAAGGTATTTCCAAAGCAGAAGACTGCAATAATAAAATCTACACATAAACAATGGAACACTTATTGTGTGTACTAACTTTCATGTAGAACTGTTCAAAGAGTTAAAAAGCAAGGTAGATCAGAAAATATTACTGGTAATAAAAGAAGGGACTCAATCTGAGAAAGGCTTTTTCACACAGCAAGCAGTAAGAATAAATTTGTACACATCATTTggcatacagaaaaaaattcagtaaattCTACAACTAGAAAAATTCTCATAAGCAATGTAAGGAAGTTGACTGTATACGTAACCTGTATCTATAAATACTGTGGCCTAGTGAAAGGCTTTTTTtgataaattcagaaaaaaggACCCATACAGTTGACAGTATTCATCAGCTGCCTTTCCCTTTGAAATCTCAGTCTATCTTCCtgtatgttttaaatttaagaatTAAATGAATGTATCTGGCCTGAACaacctgaaagaaagaaagagtaattATCTGCTGCTTATAGTATTactataatataaatatatgttaaaaaaataagaatctgCAAACTCTTTGAATTTACACCAGTTTTGGCAGATCACAAATCTGAGTGTCAAACTAAGCTAATGCGGTATCAGTGAGTCCTATTCAATAACCTATTGTTCTGATAACATTAGAAATACCATGTTAGTTTTAAGTGGAAAGAATTTCCAATatagacagaaaaggaaaaacagtaacaataaaaatatatacacatctacatacatatgtatgtatttacaaAGTAAGTGATGCACAACGCAATTGCTCACTACGCTCCAACCAACATCCAGCCAGTTCCTGatcagcagctgctcctcccagccAACTGCCCCAGTTTTACAGTTTTGCATGATGCCATACGGTACAGGATGTCCCTTTGGCCAGTCTGGGTCacctgtcctggttctgtcctcCCACAGCTCCTTGTGCATACCCAATctcccttgctggcagggcagtaggaaaagctgaaatgtccttgacTCTGTAccgcactgctcagcaacaactaaaacatcagtgtgttatcagcattgtttttctcctgaagccaaAATATAGCATCATATCAGACATTATGAAGAAGATCAGCTCTATCCCAGCTGATACCAAGACAGTAAGACAGAATATTCCTAGTTCAGAAGCACCCACTGATGGTGTTTAAATGAAGCCCTACCTTCCGAATAACTTGCTGTTGTTTCAGGTGTTTTGCTCTCAGTTCTGCCACTTCCCTCCAAAGAGATTCATTCTCCCTGTTTGAAAaggataatttaaaaatcaaactaaatTTTAAAGTATTCATATTAGTAATTTTTGTTAAGGAGTAATTAGTTTCATTAAAGCCCTCTGAAATAGATTGTAcgacaaagaaaaaaatcatttagcaATCCTTGCAAATAATTATAAAACGGAGAACCAAACACAACAAATATCCTGAAGAGAACTTCCAGCctccacaaaacattttttccctaaGTTAGGCATTACTTACTACATTTTACTACAAATTCAGCATTTTGGAATTAGATATTATGTGCCCTTTCACATAACAAAGCTACCTTCTTTTCATTCTAGGAGAGTTGCTCTGAAACcaatgcttcctattttattacattgacccacaatgtcagaggtggatgttggtagtatggcagcagatgctgaaccttcccaccaatattccgttacattttgttgctgtgcaacaagtggcagcagaagggggcagtctgacaaaacggcatctgatatggaaatgcatatgaagcaatGGGGTGTGACTGAATTCTTTcatgcggaaaaaatggcacccactgacattcactgacacttgcagAATGTTTagatggagaccaaacagtggatgtgagcacagtgaggtggtgggtggtgcatttcagcggTGGTGACAGGGACATCACAGACAAGTCgtgttctggatggccatgcacagctgtcacattgGGTAATGAAGAGCACCTCCAtccatcagctcatccatgtgaaCTGGCTGACCACAACCAAGGAACTGAGTATGAGCGTCAATGCactggaaacaatggtggcaacaCCGGACTATCTCGAAGTTTGTGCCAAgtgggtcccatgaatgctcacacaggaacagaaagaatactGTATGAAAGATTGTCAGGACCTTTTGAACCAAtacgaggctgaaggtgacaatTTCTTGGATCACATCGTTACTACTGATGAGACTTAGTGTCACCATTAAGAGCTGAAGTCAAAATGGCTGTCCATGAAGTGGCAATGCGTGAATAtaacatcaaagaaaaagctcAAGACATCTCTCAGCCgataaagtgatgtgcactcTCTTTTGGGATAGAAAAAGGGCAATCCTTCCTGATTTCCAGGAACTTGGACAAGCCATCAATTCTGACTGATGCATCAAGACGCTGAtaaagctgaaggctcaaacttccagagtcaggccagagaaggCAACTTCCTGCAACACGGTAACTCCAGGCTCCTTAACAGTCTGAAGACAGTGGAGCACACTGCCAACCTTGGCTgcactgtcctaccacacccaccacATAGTCGGGATTTGGTGCCACgtgacttccatctgttcaggctgatgaaagatggacagTGTGTGGCCAACATCTTCCTAGCAATTACAAGAgaatagcagctgtgaaacagtgggtcacttctgctggtagatttttatgagcacagcatgcaggcacttgtttttcattagcaaaaatgtatagctaatggtggtgactagGTTGAAAATAGTGTCCTGTAGTAAATATTGCAGTTCGTCATTTATATTAAGCCTCTTTGCCCTCACTCACACACTTCTTGCTAGAGGGAAGCCATCTATCAGAAACTGTACATCCACCTTGAACAGATCTTTATAGAACAAGTTCAAGTCTTACACACAGCTGTAGATTGTAACAATTGACTTTAAGAAACTCCAGTAAAGGGGCACATTAGGTGATGAGCACAGCAGAGATAGTAGCTTTCATAAACACTGCCATTTCACAAACCTTGGCTGCTTCCAGTACTCACAAGAGTCCTGAActgaaacagcacaaaaacTGCTGTAAAGTGACCCTTGTTGTTTCCAACAGCATAAAGCATATTCATCAGTAGGTAACAAATATCAAAACCTTCAGTACATAAGGAAAGACAACATACCACCATTCCCTTTTTCATAGTTTAATTTTCAAGATGTATGCcaaaaaaggatgaaaatctCTCCACTAGTGTTTCATGTTTTTAGCGAACTTTAAGCTCAGTTTTCATAAACAGCTGTTGATACGCAGTAAGATGCAGCTTAGTAGCAGTTTGAGGATTAAAATGTCCAACAGTTTAAAGACAGTTCCATCACAAATTCGACAACACCAGTCAGGGATTACGAACTTTCTCCATCTTCCCACTAGCTTTAGGAACACACTTCCTAAGACTGGGTCTTCTGACTTAGAtccaattttatttaaatcatttaaaactCACTGAACAACAACTTAGATGTCAAAGGCTGAACATAAGGCTGAACATTCTATCATTTCATCTTTACAAATTGTCCAGACATCAGAAACCAGAGGTCATTTCAGCCAGtcagccctgctcagcctggTTTGAACCTGATGGCCTCctgaggtttcttccaacccaaattCATATACAACCCAATCGAGTGAATACGAGCCTTTTTAATCTAGACTGGCCGGTTTCTAACAAAGACCCTTCCTAGTCAAAATAAGTATGCCTTTGAAACTTCAGTAATTAGAATTGAAGATGCCAGCTGAATGAAaccatttacttttcaaaacttGAACTTACTAGTTACCTCTGCCACAGAGGCAAGCAATTATTTTCCCAATTTGAAGTCCTAGAGATAGTTACCACTGAGGTACTGTGACGTACAGTGCAAGAGCTTATCCCTCTACGTCCTGTCTTCATCTACACACTCTATCTACACACTCAGATATTCCTGACACACACTGCTCATATTGTTAGCAATAAAACATAATTACTAAACAGGCAATaataatattctgaaaatactcAAATTGTATTTGGATTTTAGATTCTATGCATCTGGGGTTGTAACTAATGAATTTCTAAGTTAGATTTCCAAACATTTTCATAAGTGTTAACTGTTCTGTAATTTCAGCACTGAGGGAATGAAGACAacaataggaaaataaaagagcaacAAGTAAAAACATTAATTGTAGTATGAAAGTATAATAAGTAATTTGCAAAAATCAAACTACCTCAGACTAAACACAGCCGCTACGCTTATTTGGCATATGCTAAGAACTTAGTTGAATAGTCCACCTCAGCAGCATTAATTAAGGAATTAGTACTAAATACAGTTCTTCAAATATCAATTTTGCCTATTACTTTTAGTCACATTTAAACATTCAGTTTTAATGCAAATCTTTTACTGAAATTTATCTTCCTACAACAACAGTTCAAGTTAGACACTAAGAAGTCAAAATTAGGTCTTACATTTATGTCATATTTGTTCTCCAATATCTATTATCAGAATTACTCAATTTTAGGGATCAGTTGTTGACAAGGCATTTACCTTTTGAGGGCAGACAACCGAGATTCAATAGTCTCTTGTTTAATCTCCACTTTCTGAGCACTACTTATTATTTTGGAGAGATCCTCCTGGcttatcttgttttcttcaggtCTTGAAGAAGAAACCTTTAAGAGATGAGAATCCAGAAACAACACTTCCCTTTATTCattgttaattattgttttcttttgaagatcAAGTACAACTTTTCTAGTGCTGATAACTGAGTTAAAATCAGTAACAATCCATGcatcaaatacagaaatacagaaacagagagACTTCTTACAACAGACGCCGTATCAGCCTTAGTTATTGTAAGCATTTGTGTATATTCAGATTCTTCAGACATAGTACTCAGCGCTCTACATCTTAACTGCTTCACATTAACCCAGTGCTAACAAGCACATCTCTTTCACCGTAGTTATTGCATTTCTATTTGATAACTATCTTCTTAGTCACCTGATTCTCAGTAACAGAgcaaacttcagaaatgtaatAGCAGCATAACAAACATGTTTATATGTTTGCTTCCTGCCCTCCTGGGTGGGAAGTTTACTTCTTGCAGTAGCTATGTTCTGAAACAATCTACACAAAAAGTAAATTCTTACATTAGCAATGGTGAAGCTAAAGCATGTTCTGCACTCTTAACACACATTTGTTAAGCCTTCTATTTGCACAACTTATTTTCGCTGCCTGTCAAACTTActgtaacaggaaaataattagATAAAGCAGCCTAGTCAAAGCCCGCATCATAActttaaataaatcagaatatATATGAGAGATCTAAACTCCAAGCTTACTTGGACTTACAATGCCACAATCAAAACTAGCAATGAACTTTGCTATTCATTAACAATTACTAAAATTGGTTTATATACTGAGTTTTCACTAACCTTCCTTTTAATGTGTTCCAACAAGTCCTCTCGACCCTGCTTAAAATATGGGTGCTGAAACTCTACTAGACCATCTCGCTCCAGTTTGACAATCCCAGAATCAACATGGACAACTTTACGGAAgccatctttaaaaaaaaaaaaaaaaacaagaaagagaaaaaactaaTCTCTCATAACTCACACTAAGGAATTCAAACTATATTGTTCCAACTATCCTTTTATCAGTTTTGAGGATGAGACAGTACTCTAGATGCGAAAACACAGAGGAACTGTTCGAAAGGAAATAACACATAACTAAACACATACAGGATCTTTAATTgtgacagaaacaaacaaacaaaaaaaaaacagtgagaacTTACACATGTTTAACTGTCTGACAAAGCTTGCCATGTTGTTGTGCTTGAAGTACTTAGGCAGAATCTCCTTTGCAAATCTCTGTTCATCCAACACCAAGAAACTCTGGCCATTCTAAAATGAGAGACATAAAGCTACTTAGGACCATAGTAAAACACACTCTGGGCCTGCAGAATTAATCACCGCATAGGAATGTTTCCTTTGTGCATGCAGCACGTAACTGATCTGCTTGCCTGCAGTTTTCCACAACAAAAGTGTATAACCACAGTTGCAAAGCAACAGAGAATTACCAATTTGCATTGCCATCCATATCTAAAGGAGaacatttccattatttctctCCACACTTCCTCAAGAAATTAATTAACGACAAGTTTACCAACAAGCACCAGTTTCACTACAGCACAAAACCATCAATACTCTAAGTGTGAGCTTCAAAGAGAGATTGTGCAAGgtcaaaaaaatacaaaacaaaatcaagtcATGGCTGAAATCTCTTCTACCCAGCATTAAAGTATGACTAGTTTGTTAAGACTCACAGACAAGATGGAGATGTCAAAAAGCTGAGCCTGTCCACCAAATTTCAGAATTACCAAGAAGCACTCAAGATGATAACTCCCTCCTCCTGCGTGCCAACTCTGAAAGGATCGATCTTTTACCCAGTAAACTGATCCTTGAATTACATCCGCAGACCAAGACAAATAGAAgcctctgttctttgctcttcaATAATCCTGCTCCATTAACTAAAGGACAAGTAATTGGCAGAATAGGAATTAGAGGCTTCAAAGTGGCAGAGGTTTTATCTGTAATCTATCCACAGTACTCTCACCTCACCTATCATCTTTGTCAAATGCCAGCATTTATGCTCCATCTTCTCAGAAGCCCTTAAGTTCAAGGAGCCCCACTTGTTTCCAACCCCCAGCTGCATGGTCCCCAAGAAAGAAGCTTCAAGAACCAACCATGAAACCACGTGAAGATTGCTGGCCTCGGAATTCACTTCTGACAAACGAAAACCTCCCAACTTCCCAGTAATGTATGCCTATCTTCTGCTGAGAAACAGGCAGTGtaaaaaaaatgggaagcaAAAGGGTgagaacagattattttaatttaaccTAACTCACCAGCTGAAGGTACTTAAATGGTGCTACAGTGACCTGTAATGCCAACAGACAGCATTTGTACAGCACCTAACTTCATTACCACTCTGAAAAATTTCAAACCTATTGCAGAAAATTAGGGAGATACTTCCATTGTTCCTTGCTGCCACGACAGTCGCTTACATCAATGCTAGAAACAGACACTAAGGCCCAGCTTTAACCTAGTGAAGCACTGTGTACCTGAACATGGTTCTCAAGTCCTGCTGTTACTGACAGCAGCATACAACAATTTTCTACATACTTCATTTGTTACTCCTGCTACCCATGCCTCCACTAAGATATACAGGCAGGAAGACAAAATTTGGCTGTTTTGCTTCAGTGTCTATCCTTACAGATATGGatttgcacagaaaacaatgaaatgtcACAATAACAGCACTCTTCCTTCACTGTTACACCTGAGGcagcatatttttcaaatatgccAAGATTTGTATAAGAAGGGCTCCCAATGCCTTCCTCCGTACAGAAACTGCCAAAGTCAGTATATCTTCCTTCCACAAACTGCCTTACTGAATCTCAAACTCaacctttatttttaactgaggAAATAACACAAAGGTACCAAACAATATCCCTGGTGTACTTAGTCGAGATAAACACAAACTATGAATTTGGGAAGTATCCATAAGCGTGAGGCAGCAAAAAAGGCTAGACAACACTTCACACTGCTCTCAGCACCTCcctttcagaggaggaaaaaaaaaaaacacataagaaAAGCTGCTGGAGTGTAGACAGCATACAATCATATCATGGCTtaagttggaggggaccttaaagatcatctagttccaactccctgctccGGGGAGGGTTGGCACCCACTAgataaggctgcccagggtccaATCCAatctggctttgaacacctccagggactgggcatccacaacttctttgagcaacctgttAACTTCTCCATAAAGCTGAAGCTACTGGTAACTCAGCTCTCAATAAAACGTTTTACAGGGTCTTGAACCACCACGTGAGCTGAACTCAGCTGAAAGCTGTTATCTAAACAGCACTTGAAGACACCCGCACTGTGTgagaatgggatttttttttttttttagaataagTTACGGGTAagtcatttaagaaaaagaaaaaatgaagtcattattaaaacaaactgtTTAGCATTTATCACAAGTTAACGATGTCCACTGCACTAAACTTACCAGCCCCTTCAATGCATGCAAGCAGGCAGATACTTCCTGCCTTGCAACACTTGAAGATACTTCTAAACTCTGCAATCTGATAacacttttttattattcaccACAGCAGCCTGCATTTTCGTACAAGGGattcaaaaggaaaggacaTCCTCCTCAAGTTCTCCTTTTATTCAGCTGAAAGGATCGATCCAAAGCAGACGCACATCAGAATGGTAACTACAGGTTCCACGACATCAGATGACTGGAAGTAGCAGCAGCCCAACTCCCGTCCCGCGCCCTCACCCGACGGGCACTGAGGGACTTTCCTCAGTGGTGATGCCTGCCCGGCTCCGTCCACTGAAGGTGCGGTACACATCCGGGCCGCCGGAACAAAGGCCGCTACGGGGCAGGGCGCGGGGCAGCCCCGCAGTTACACCGCGTGCAGGTGGCCGCGGCAGGCGCAGCCCGAGCGCGGCAACTGCTACCCCACGTGGCCGCCCGCGATGGAGGAGCGGGCCGCTCGCAGGGAGAGATGTAAATACGCCGTTCTCCCGTCTTCCCGCTGCTCTTTACCTGCACGATTTACAGCCGTTACACAACTCCTCGCGTCACACGGAGCCGCGGCGGAAGGTGCCGCTCGTTGTCAGCGCTCAGCGCCCGCCGTGCCGCTGCCCCAGCCCGTGCCCCGCGGCAGATCCCCGCCCCAGCCGCGCCCCGGCAGGCTCCGCAGCCGGCGGCAGGGCCCAGGCCCCGGGCTGCCACCCACGCTCGTCACTTCCAGCCGCACGCGGTCCCCGGATAACCGCGCCGGGGTCGCTCTCCCCGCTGAGGGCCCGCCCGGCCGTGCCCGGATTTCCCGCCCCACGCCGTCCCCCCGAGGCCCTATGCCCGCCCTAAGGTCCCGGCTACCCGCCCGGCCCCCGCTGCCCCCGAACCCGCTCCGCCGCGGCCGGAGGGGAGCGGTCCCCCGCAGCCGCGGGGCACGCGGCCGAGGCCGGGCGACCAACGGCCGGGGCTCGCGCCGCCGCACCTGGCTCCAGGTGATAAGCTGGTTGCTGGGCGCCTCGCCCACTAGCGCCCACAGCTTGCTGAGGAAGGCCGGCACCCCCGCGCCGGCGGGGGGCGGCTGCTGGGCCGgcgcctgctgctgctgctgctgctgctgtggctccTGCTTCATTGTCGCTCGAGACCTCCGCCGTCTGACCGGGGGAGGGGCGCGGGAGGAGGGGAACCAGTTCCACTCGGCCCCGCCCCTCATCCTGCGCGCTTGCGCACAGAGCTGTCCCGCATGCGCGGCCGCCAGCGGCCGGCGCGCCTGCGCAGCGCTCAGGTGCCTCCCCGCCCCTTCGCACCCCGTGTTTTACATAACGGCCCCACGTGCACCGCCCTCACGTGCCACAACAGCGCGCACACGGCCGCACACCCGTGAGGGGCGGGGCCTGAGGCGGAC
The sequence above is drawn from the Numida meleagris isolate 19003 breed g44 Domestic line chromosome 3, NumMel1.0, whole genome shotgun sequence genome and encodes:
- the HSF2 gene encoding heat shock factor protein 2 isoform X3; amino-acid sequence: MASFVRQLNMYGFRKVVHVDSGIVKLERDGLVEFQHPYFKQGREDLLEHIKRKVSSSRPEENKISQEDLSKIISSAQKVEIKQETIESRLSALKRENESLWREVAELRAKHLKQQQVIRKIVQFIVTLVQNNQLVSLKRKRPLLLNTNGPTKSNVFQQIVKEPADNNHHVPLNRTEGLKQREQISDDIIIYDVTEDVADEENTMVDEENAPITPETNEDTTSDSSNCSRSPDIVIVEDDNEEEYAPVIQGDKSTEPVAVSANDPLSPVSDSTSPLMSSAVQLNNQSTLTAEDPVSMMDSILNENGVISQNINLLGKVELLDYLDSIDCSLEDFQAMLSGRQFSIDPDLLFDLFTSSVQMNPTDHIPNTKMETKGIETTKNNAGPAASQETQVSKPKSDKQLIQYTAFPLLAFLDGNPGSTVESGSSATEIPSAVDKPLEVDELLESSLDPEPTQSKLVRLEPLTEAEASEATLFYLCELAPAPMDTDMPFLDN
- the HSF2 gene encoding heat shock factor protein 2 isoform X1 produces the protein MRGGAEWNWFPSSRAPPPVRRRRSRATMKQEPQQQQQQQQAPAQQPPPAGAGVPAFLSKLWALVGEAPSNQLITWSQNGQSFLVLDEQRFAKEILPKYFKHNNMASFVRQLNMYGFRKVVHVDSGIVKLERDGLVEFQHPYFKQGREDLLEHIKRKVSSSRPEENKISQEDLSKIISSAQKVEIKQETIESRLSALKRENESLWREVAELRAKHLKQQQVIRKIVQFIVTLVQNNQLVSLKRKRPLLLNTNGPTKSNVFQQIVKEPADNNHHVPLNRTEGLKQREQISDDIIIYDVTEDVADEENTMVDEENAPITPETNEDTTSDSSNCSRSPDIVIVEDDNEEEYAPVIQGDKSTEPVAVSANDPLSPVSDSTSPLMSSAVQLNNQSTLTAEDPVSMMDSILNENGVISQNINLLGKVELLDYLDSIDCSLEDFQAMLSGRQFSIDPDLLFDLFTSSVQMNPTDHIPNTKMETKGIETTKNNAGPAASQETQVSKPKSDKQLIQYTAFPLLAFLDGNPGSTVESGSSATEIPSAVDKPLEVDELLESSLDPEPTQSKLVRLEPLTEAEASEATLFYLCELAPAPMDTDMPFLDN
- the HSF2 gene encoding heat shock factor protein 2 isoform X2, which gives rise to MRGGAEWNWFPSSRAPPPVRRRRSRATMKQEPQQQQQQQQAPAQQPPPAGAGVPAFLSKLWALVGEAPSNQLITWSQNGQSFLVLDEQRFAKEILPKYFKHNNMASFVRQLNMYGFRKVVHVDSGIVKLERDGLVEFQHPYFKQGREDLLEHIKRKVSSSRPEENKISQEDLSKIISSAQKVEIKQETIESRLSALKRENESLWREVAELRAKHLKQQQVIRKIVQFIVTLVQNNQLVSLKRKRPLLLNTNGPTKSNVFQQIVKEPADNNHHVPLNRTEGLKQREQISDDIIIYDVTEDVADEENTMVDEENAPITPETNEDTTSDSSNCSRSPDIVIVEDDNEEEYAPVIQGDKSTEPVAVSANDPLSPVSDSTSPLMSSAVQLNNQSTLTAEDPVSMMDSILNENGVISQNINLLGKVELLDYLDSIDCSLEDFQAMLSGRQFSIDPDLLFDMETKGIETTKNNAGPAASQETQVSKPKSDKQLIQYTAFPLLAFLDGNPGSTVESGSSATEIPSAVDKPLEVDELLESSLDPEPTQSKLVRLEPLTEAEASEATLFYLCELAPAPMDTDMPFLDN